The genomic stretch CCCTAGCCCATCAAAACCATCAAAACCCTTTGTCATCCTCTCCAAATTCCATTTCTCATGCCAATCTCGGTTACCTCCCACAGCTGCACACCTCCATGTCCACTGGAAACCGGAGAAATCAGCAGCCACTGCACCACCGGGCACACCACACGTTGCTCGGTTCGTCACCAGCACCCACTGAAGCAGCGCCAATCTTCTACCGCACATGTCAACAGTGATACACACACACTCGAAGCAACCCAACCATCACATGCAGCACTTCAGGTAATGGCTGAGAAATATCCCACTGCTGCACAATTAGCACCACACACGCTCAAAGCGATCTCTGTTCTTCTTTGGTTGGCTAGCGCCCTCTAGGCTCAGCACCCataatttctaaaatttatcaatttaaaagCTTGATTTATGTTTATACATGGTGAGTAAAGAATAAATCTAATAGAATGGAATTTGATAATGCCCATTTGAAAGTCTCGGCCAAATTCCACAATTCGGGGGTTTGAGGGTTTCATTTCGGTTCTCAGGATGTGATTTTGGGAGTTCTTGGGATTATGGGAAGTGGTTTATACCATTTTTTAGGGGCTGTGTATGACTGGGTAGCCTTGGAAATGACTTCaagtttgggttttttgttgATGTTTATGTTGGGATGCACTTGAtttctttttaagaattttggaGTTTGCACTGTTAACTTTGAACCTGGTTGCTATGAGTTGTTTGAGCATTAATCATGTTGGAGTTTTGGGTAATGGGTGTAGGAACCCAGGAGTCTCTCACTAAATCCTTGaagtaaaaatttgattttctgTTGGTGAGTGGAAGGCATAGTGGCATtaccaaaaatacatttttgaaaatcaagCATAACTTAAGAGCATAAGCTTTTCTCCCTCTAAATTCTTGTAAGTAAATATTTGATTTTCTGTTGGTGAGTGGAAGACATCGTGGCATTACCAAAGCCCATTTATCTTTTCCCCCTTTCTTTGTTTTCAGAAATCAAGCAATAACTTAAGGTCTTGAGCCTTTCTCTTATCAGTCGACTTGATAACATGTTTTGGAGgatgtttatgtttttgtttttgttctaaTGATACATGAAGATGAAAACAgctttgagtattttgtgttttgagaacagaaaacaaaagtcAAAATAATTTGTTTAACAAACATAGATTTGAGCTCTCAATGCACgtcttgttttatttattactCGCTTTTAGTTACAAAGAAGAGTATTTGTTCCCCCTAAGATTCCATCTTTCAATAATCGTAACAACTAAGATTTTTCAAATGccaaatataaattatttcttCTTAGAAGATAATTTGTTGTTCCtttggcttttgtttttctgtgTAAGTTTTGTTCACTGCTGTTTGTTTATCTCAGAAGAATATTAAACCTCAATGGAAGCCAAATTCTTTCGGTTTCTTAAGATTGTGGGGGTTGGGTACAAAGCAAGAGCTGAAGCTGCAGGACGCCTCTTGTTTTTGAAATTGGGATACAGTCATGAGGTTGAGCTGACTGTTCCGCCGGCTGTTCGTGTTTTCTGCTTCAAAAACAATGTAGTCTGTTGCACTGGACTAGACAAGCAAAGAGTGCACCAGTTTGCTGCTACTGTTCGTAGCTGTAAGCCGCCTGAAGTGTACAAAGGCAAGGGTATAATGTATGCTGACGAAGTTATCAAgaagaaacaaggaaagaaatcaAAATGATTGCAAAGAGGATACAACAACTGTTGGAGAGGCATACTATGCCTCATTTTGCCAAGATGAGTTCCAGCCTCATCAGAATTCTTGTAGCTTGTGCTTTTTATTTAAACTAGTTTTAAGAGCTTTGTAATAATTGATCTAATTTTTtctgaatgagaagaaataaggaaagaaatcaAAATGATTGCAAAGACCAAAGAGGATACAACAACTGTTGGAGAGGCATACTATGCCTCATTTTGCCAAGATGAGTTCCAGCCTCATCAGAATTCTTGTAGTTGTGCTTTTTATTTAAACTAGCTTTAAGAGCTTTGTAATAATTGACCTAATTTTCTCTGAATgaagaaacaaggaaagaaatcaAAATGATTGCAAAGAGGATACAACAACTGTTGGGAGATGATATGTCAGATTGTATATGAAGCATCTTTAGTGTCTATGCTAAAAGGTCTAACTCTAACAGGGCAGCCTCAATGAAGATGAACTCTTACTGTGTGTCAATGCCTAAGAACTCTTGCTTTGTGGAAAATTTCTTTTCCTGAACATGGAAAGTCAGtggttttcaaatttaaatttatcagCACCAATCAGAAATAGTTTTATATATGTCATGGGTGTTCTCTAGAATTGGTCTTTCATGTAGCAAGAaattttcactaatttttttggtaTGTGTTTCTTTGTTAtagtatttttacttttatgtgaAAATTGTGACTCTAACAGGCCATGGAGATGATGAAGTTCACAACAAGCACTCCTTTTTCTCCAAATAACACAGGTTATCAGAATTTTTTTGAAGCCTTTCTTCAAAATAAATCCAAATATCCCCTTGAAGAAGTTGAGATTGAAGAGGGTGCTCTGAGCCAAGTTCTcccatatattatttttcttgtttctccCATTTTTGCCATATTACTTATTGCTGTACAAAAGAGAACATAAATTGAAAGATAGAGTTAATCTAATACTGGGGAATGATTAAAAGAATATTTGTCCTGGGAATTGTATATATCTTCCttaccaaaagaagaaaagagaattatATTATATGTAGCTCCAACTACTCTTTTGTTCATACAGGGACAGAACCAATGGGGTTGGAGGGGCAGGGACATGGCTCCCttggttttgaagtttttgaaattttttctatatatatttgcacTTTAAAAATTAGGCTTGACCTCTCATTTGTGCTTTGATCCCCTGGAAAAATCATGATTCTGTCCTGACCTCATTGTTCATCCTTTGCAAAAATTGTGTTGATGACAATTGACAGATATTTGGGGGGTAAAGCAGAGAAAGCAAGTTAAACAATAATGATATTTGTGGGGTATGCCATaatgtttttaaacaaattaaaacctCAAGTCAATCATTTAGGCTTTTAGGCATTTCTACTTACTCCTTAATCATGATATTAAATAATGAATTATTAGAGTACAATAGTTTGGGGAATGCTGCATGAATGGAAACCATCTATCTAATATCACCAACTGTGCTTATCTGCATTAAAAGTAGGTTAGGTTGAACAAATCCGAGTGGTTGAGAAAAAACCTCCCAAATTTCAACACTACAGAGTGAGCAATCAGTGTCATCCTTCTCATTGCACATACCCCACCGTAATCTGTTGTTTAGTGAGCAAGGATCAAATAATATGGATGGGGTATTGGATGCAATGGATGGGGATCAAGCGTAATGTGAGAGGACACTCGAGTCTCATCTTGTTTAAACAGGAGTTTGGATACCTGTTCGGACTACTCAAATATTTGCCCGAGCCTAAGTAGGATGGTGCTCGAGTGTTCTCTTACATAAGTTGCCCATTACACAAGCATTAAACAACTCTCATTACACCCTATCTGGATCCCGAGAAAATGAACTTAATCTCTTGTCCcaatattcttgatttttgaaatttgggaatCAGTGCAAGAGAAACATACAAGCAAAACCAGAAAaagaaccccaaaaaaaaattgctacagGGTAGGAAAAGTTCCTcttcatcacttttttttttttttccccttttttattttaggtatctttttttttttttttggtgaaaaagAGCCTAGTGTCTGCACAAAGAAGGGCATAATTTGACTGATCCAGCTTTCATGCTTTATTCTGTCCTTGTTCAGGTTCAATagtggtgaattttttttttcctacttctgaataatatgcaacattttcaaatgaggtaaatttttttcttgtgccaattttatttttttgtgtgtgaaaTTCAGTGAATGGCTGACTACATATGTATTCTATCAGCAACAGTTATAACTGAACAAATATTCAAACAAAGTAAATAGCAGGTTAAATATAGGTAAAAAGACATAGTGATATGGAAGCAGAGAAGATTTGTAGGATACCGAGTGATGTTTGTTTAAAGTAGCAATTTGCAGAAttagtgtctttttttttttcttctaaatgtCTTGTTGCAATGAGTTTGAATCCtgaaaattagttatattaacCCATTCCCACCACAAAATTGGGTGGATTTCTGAATGGCATGATGGCCTTTTGCTGCAAAGCTATGACTTCTTAGAGGAGCCACTGCTTtactaatttttctttaaagaaGACATATTTCTATTATAGTTTCGTGTAGAAAAGTTTCTTGGTGATTCCATCTTTCTTGTGCACCAAACAAAAAGCAGATTCCCGATAAGATCCTTGTCTTTAACTTACTCAAGTAGGATTGAATTTGAGTGGTATATACAGTACTTAGCCTGATGCCATTTTCGTAAAAGGTTAATCAGTTGGCAAAATCTTGGTTTGTTTCTTAGCTTTGGCTATCTGTGTAGGAATCATTTTTGGATTGTTGGAAGATGACAACACTCTAAAACAATTGTTTGATTTCTGAAGGCACAAATAATGCTTGCAAGTGTAAGATGTCAATGAACACtcgaaaaattacaaaaaaacaattaaacatCTAAATCATGGTTTTGGACACTTTTGTCACTATTAAATCATAGTTATCTCAAATATTTTGTCACTATTAAATCATGGTTATATTAAAATTACTTATGttgacataaaataataaatttaataatttaattaatattttaatacttctCTTTACATGTGGACTCAAATTGCATTCAATAAGTGCGGTTCGACATGTAGAatattaattgaaatgagagtaAAATTACGCACAAAATATTCCAACTTAAACTCCACCACCtctcgtttttctttttcttttttcaaaaaaaaaaaataataatcttttagtttttttagtttttaaaataataagagtataggaataaaaaaaaaaatgtgtccACTTTGTTAGTTTGATGAGTTACTTTACAACATTTTGAATATTGTAGTGCTTTCTAAAAAAGGacggagtttttttttttttttttacttaaatttaataatttaattaatactttaaaactCTCTCTCGTGTGGacttaaattcttttttaataagtgacgGGTAAAGAattgatgaaatttttaaacttttaagaatgagtaaaatttaatcatttaattaatactttaacattttttttttttcaaacaaaatttggaagaaaaagaacagagaaagaggaaaaaagagaaggattGAGTCCAAGGGGCCGTGATTCTGAGCACGCCAagctattttcatttttttttttaattttttaatattaaaaaaaaaaaaaaattgccggcGTGCGCGTTCTCTTTTACTTCACCCGAGTCCAAGAGTCATacttcaaaatgttttttttttgtttttcattaattattgataaaaacacttaattaaacAGAGataaaaaccctaaccctaattcgACCACCCTATTATTGAATTACGATCTTAAAacttaaacaaaactaaaagacccgattatttattttttactgccCGAAAGAAAGACGTCGGTCAAAACAGTTTTCGATTGCAAAGAAGCACGCAGCAATTTGACACCATCATCCATGCCGAATTCGACCATTTTCTCCTCAATGGCACCAATTTCGTTGAAATTGACATTAAAGCGGGTAAACAGAGTGACAACAGAGGCGGTAGACATGGGCTTCACCTTCAGATCATCCATCACCATGTATGTAACCGTCCCCTTCACGTAACCTTCCTCACCCCAGAACGATACCTCGACTTCTCCCAGCGGGTCTACGAGGGTTACGCTCCCGTCCATCTTATAGTCGCACTTAGGGCAAATTGTTCTATAGTCGTCGGCCACGCGAGTGCTCCCGCTACCATCGTTACCATCGATACCATCGCTACCACCGCACGAACAACCATACAATTGACGGAATGTTGAGCCGACGTCTGGCAATAGGAGAGGGGGTTTAGCGCCGGGCATGATTATTTTGGGTCGTAGCAGAAATCGTTTGTCTATGCTTGGTTGGATGTAATCAGAACTCAGATTTTCAATGCTCCGGTAGAGGCTCGGCAGGCAGCCTACCATTCCGCCGCTGCCGTCCTCTTTCAGAAGCCTCGTCACAGTTCCGACCGGCAGAGTGAAGATGCTGAAGAGGAAATCAACAAATTCCTTGTCTGCTTCGGCAAAGAGCACGCGTTGGCTCTTTCTGTCTATCACAAGCTTCAGGCTTACGGTATCTGCGGTGGCTGCCATGTTAATCTGCACCTCAATGAATGTTATAAATCTTCAAAGGGATTGCGTCTCAGCGCGAAGAATATTcaaagggggaaaaaagaagGCTTTATATAGAACCGgttaaaaccctaatcctaattCTACTAGGATTGGGacaagtttattattaaaatataaaataatcctaactctttaaatataaataatatataaaataaaaatattaaataaaactaaagttCGTCAATAATCAATAATCGAAGCCGGCAATCTAAAACACGGGCCACTGGCCAAGAGCTCGTTGGTCcaataatacaaaatttgttTGGGGGCTCTTGTTTAAGgatattaggtttttttttttttttttttttaatttttaattttttttttgaagtgaaggATATTAGTAATTATAAACTCTTTAGGAgcatatatattgtaattaaagGAAATCAAAACTATTCTTGAACATGTCTATTAAGGAtgtgtttgacattgcgattttatagacaaaaaatatgattttaaaccaaatcccATAAAATAGATTATTTagaattgcgtttttaaaaaattatgatttgaatACAcataaaatttgcattttcaaatcataaggagattttttttttttcaaaaaaaaaaaaaaaaagtatttttaaggctaaactgcgattttaaaagtcGAAATATAATTTTGCCAAAcgcttaattgcattttttaaaatcatattttaaaatcacatattttaaaatcactattttaaaattattttttaaaatcgcaaacctAAACGGACCCAAAATTGTTATTTGtctttaaaatatgtaattttcagGTACATTTTTAAAACGCGATTCTCACAATCACATGCATGGTTTGTTAATCTTATAAAAAATGCACGTAGGAATCATATGCTCTAAGAataaatgttagtttaatagattgtggtaaaaaaatttcctctaactcaatttaaaagaaaacttgtcCTGAATATACTGTTCTACCTATATCCAGAGATGGCACCTTATTAAGACCAACGGGGCGTGGCCCCATTGTTTTCCaaatcttcttcaatttttttactagGTTAAATATATGTGCATTTTTGGTACCATCAAAATTAAGTCTGACCCCCTATTAACCTCCTaaaatgaaaaatcctaattccTCACTACTGCGTCTATGTATCCAATTTTCATCAAGTTTGATAGCATAGacttgtaactttttttttttttgggtatggGGCACTCCCACTAGCTCATCATAGTCGGGTAGAACTGACCTCCACAGAAAAGACATATCATTTTTCATGGAGTTTTTTTGGGTCAAGTAAGAATGATTATAGGCTTGAATATTTTGAAACCCCAGCATGATGTCCCCTTTAAGTTTTGTAATTTAGCAAGAACATGCATGTTCATACCCATATATCACACTAGGCCCTACAGTTTTCCTATGAAAGGCTTTAAGGTGGTATATATACTCCTTTCTCTTCATAAGCACCTAGTTTATAGCTCTATTAGATTTAGGTTGTCTAAGGTTCTTAGCTTCCTGCAACACaagcttctttttattttattttatttgttttttttatgaagtACCATAGTATAGGAATCTAAGGATTTTGAGAGGATTAATTGGACTTGTAATTCATCGCTTTCAGAGTATCAACCTCTAAAAGTTACGTAAAgtaattgtttctttttaattatttttaaaaatataactattatAGAATTACCTACTAATGAGAAGATTCTATCACATAATAATTATTGATGATACATTATATTGTCGGtgcaaggtatatatatatatatatatatatatatatatatatatatatatatttctttttctttttatgctgTCTTTCTAAGCTATCTCAAAACTAggttcaaagagaaaaaattcctctaatccaatatttttaattgacatttgtttttagaatttaatttattaaaaattgttggATCAGgtctttgaccatctcatctaaaaatcaATTGGTGTCCAGCGAGGaaagccaaatccttttatggcattcgaaatcaCAACTCGCAAGGAGTGTTCTAAGAGCCGTCAAAATGAGCGGAGTGGCATTGTTAAACCTCAACAAAAATgtatgtgaaaatcacatattttaaagacaaatgtcaatttaatagaatgTGTTAGAGGAGAGAAACTTTGTTCAAATAAGTTGATATTGTATCAttgatttgaatttgaatccccTCACAGCAAGGTATAGGGAATGTAAGGGAGGAGAAAGGCTATCCTATTCTGGTTTCAGTTGCtcaaacgaaaagaaaaatgtggcACTTAAAAGCTTATGTAGGATTCcctacaattttaaaagaaattgtagattctcaaattgcAGAATTTAGGTAGTTTTTAAGTAtgaaaacactcaaaaaataccacatattaaaaatgtagcaTGTGATCAAGGCAACCATAAAGAATTTCATTCCCAAAAGGTTTTATCTTTCACTTTTGCAGAAACGTTCATTTTCCAGCAAACCAAAAGACGCGGTTTTTagcttaacatttttttttttttttaacataaagaGCATAAacctgatgaaaatatactcgaTTCTCAACTGTAACATGCTACATTTTTAATAAGGGTacgtttgagattgtgatttcgtaagaataatctgtattttaaaagatatcgcaaaatataagacgtttggcattgcgatttaaaaaacacttaatttaaaatagaaaaaaaaaatatgcgatttctataagcaggttagGGGGTactgcttatttgaaaaaatgcgaatttaaaccaaagtCACAATTTCTCATGACAAATATCtaattaaaaagtattttttaacatattttaccaaatgcctttgcgattttaaaaagaaacgatttcaaaaacgcaatttttaaaaatacaaattttaaaatcgcacttattgaaatcgcaatcccaaacggaccctaagtAGCATAAGTGTTTCGATGTCTAAAAACgacacaaattttcataatTTGATGTAGAGGATTTTGATATGCAATTAGTTGTGCATTTTCGCCTAACCTTAGAAATGTGATAAGATTCAATACCCAATTTCATTTCATTGAGATGAACCAAGAAGTTAAGgacaataatattttcttttccttttctttcttgggCTACAAAAGAGACTGATTGAACCTAAGTTTGAAGCAAAGGGttgattataaatttataaccaTCCCAATTGACACAAACTTGGAAATCAACAAATACTTTTGCTTCTCATGGATGGGACCCCATGCTTAATGAACATCATGGAAATGGAAGAGTTCCTTAGTCCCTACGTATGATAATTAATGGGTATTAATTGCCCATTACAGTCACCCATCAAAAAGGTAatccaaaagagaaaacaaagaaagaaagagaaagaaaggtgTACACTAGTAAAGTGTGTGTCACCCGGAAGATAGGGGAACTAGTAGTCAGTGTCGGCTGGATTTTGGAAAAGataacaaaagagaaaggaCACCAAATTGTATGGCATATTTGGATTTGCTAGAAGGAGAGGTTTCCTCCAACCCTATTCAGAAGAACAATATTTTGtcaaatgattttattttattattattattttaataccCACTAGACGCTTGTGCATGGACCATTTAGTTTAGTTAATTGTAATGAGCAAACAACTGGATGATAAAATATTATCACGAGGAAAAAGTGTTTCATGTTGCAAATTAACTTTTTTGATTGTGCAATATTTCTGGTTGTATAGGAGTAAAGTTTGGAtgaggtaaattatatatataccatgtcaAATCTTAGCTTATAATGCAGTTAATCGTATGGTCATACTCGCCAATAGACGCTTGCAAGGAGGAGTAAAAACAGTCGGAGACTTACCGGGAGTCGCCGATGAAGAAACTCTCTAATGTTTAAGTTAACAAATGTAAATGGTGAATTGCTCTAAGAGAGTTAGATTGTTTGTTTAGAGAAGAGTTGAGTGAATGTACTTGAAATGATCACATGCCTTCTCCTTATATGATGTGCCCACTAACGAGGTATGACCTTAGTGCTGAATTACGGCCCTGACCAAGTGTGACATTAGATTTCACACTTGTTGGTAGTTAGAACGAGACCGGAGGGTAGTTATTCTCAATGCTACACGCTCAACATTCTCTAAGCAACCATCACACTGGCACATTAGCTTTCGATAGTTGGTTGGGGCCTATGGTCTTAGCTTGATCATCTTGGCTCTGTGGCTTGGGCTtctgaaaatttaaaaacaatgactaacccaatctattaa from Corylus avellana chromosome ca1, CavTom2PMs-1.0 encodes the following:
- the LOC132173293 gene encoding large ribosomal subunit protein uL6m-like, coding for MEAKFFRFLKIVGVGYKARAEAAGRLLFLKLGYSHEVELTVPPAVRVFCFKNNVVCCTGLDKQRVHQFAATVRSCKPPEVYKGKGIMYADEVIKKKQGKKSK
- the LOC132167426 gene encoding uncharacterized protein LOC132167426 yields the protein MAATADTVSLKLVIDRKSQRVLFAEADKEFVDFLFSIFTLPVGTVTRLLKEDGSGGMVGCLPSLYRSIENLSSDYIQPSIDKRFLLRPKIIMPGAKPPLLLPDVGSTFRQLYGCSCGGSDGIDGNDGSGSTRVADDYRTICPKCDYKMDGSVTLVDPLGEVEVSFWGEEGYVKGTVTYMVMDDLKVKPMSTASVVTLFTRFNVNFNEIGAIEEKMVEFGMDDGVKLLRASLQSKTVLTDVFLSGSKK